One Mycobacterium paraseoulense genomic window, ATCTCACGCCACAAGGTGGCCGCAGACAACGCGCAGATCGAGGTTCGCACGGATGCGCCCAGTGGCCTGCGGGTGCTCGGCGACGAAACGCTTCTGGTCACCGCGCTGGCCAACCTGGTGTCCAATGCGATCGCCTATTCGCCGCCCGGTTCGCCGGTCTCGATCAGCCGTCGCCGCCGCGGCGACAACATCGAGATCGCCGTCACCGACCGCGGCATCGGGATCGCGCTGGAAGACCAGGAGCGCGTATTCGAGCGGTTCTTCCGGGGGGACAAGGCACGCTCGCGCGCCACTGGAGGCAGCGGGCTGGGCCTGGCCATCGTCAAACACGTCGCGGCCAACCACAACGGCAGCATCGGGGTGTGGAGCAAGCCGGGGACGGGATCGACGTTCACGCTGTCGATTCCGGCCTACAAGGACGATGACGACCAACCCGAGCCACCGCAGGGTCGCGAGGCGCGACCCAACAGGTCACAACGAGAGGAAGAACTAAGTCGATGACCCGCGCTTACGACGATGCAGAGCATCGCGATGAGAAGGAGTGGCGCGCATGACCAGTGTGCTGATCGTGGAGGACGAGGAGTCGCTGGCCGATCCGCTGGCATTCCTGTTGCGCAAAGAGGGCTTCGAGGCCACGGTCGTGACCGATGGACAAGCCGCGCTGGCCGAGTTCGATCGAGGCGGCGCCGACATCGTGTTGCTCGACCTGATGCTGCCCGGCATGTCGGGGACCGACGTGTGCAAGCAACTGCGTGCTCGTTCCAGCGTGCCGGTGATCATGGTGACCGCGCGCGACAGCGAGATCGACAAGGTCGTCGGGCTCGAGCTCGGCGCCGACGACTATGTGACCAAGCCGTATTCGGCGCGCGAGTTGATCGCCCGGATCCGCGCGGTGCTGCGCCGCGGCGGGGACGACGATTCCGAAATCAGCGACGGTGTGCTCGAGTCCGGACCGGTTCGGATGGATGTCGAGCGACACGTCGTCTCGGTCAACGGCGACACGATCACCTTGCCGCTCAAGGAATTCGACCTGCTCGAGTACCTGATGCGCAACAGCGGTCGGGTGCTGACCCGCGGGCAGTTGATCGATCGGGTGTGGGGCGCCGATTACGTGGGCGACACCAAGACGCTCGACGTCCACGTCAAGCGGTTGCGGTCCAAGATCGAAGCCGACCCGGCCAACCCGGTCCACCTGGTGACCGTGCGGGGGCTGGGCTACAAGCTCGAAGGCTAGCCCTCCGGGCCACGGGACGCAGGTCGATCGCGTCGGCGTCCCACGGGATGCGTTGACCGCTTTCGACCGCGCCCTCCGGCTGGGTGGAAGCGCGGGTTATCGCGCCGCCTTGGAGGCCGGGTGATGAGTCTTCGCTTTCGCGTGGGTAGAGCAGCAATGCGTCATATCGCAGTGGAACCGGTCACTGCATTCATGCGAACAATAAATTGATGCCGCCGGAAGCCAGTCCGGATCGGACAGGTCGCGCCGGCGGGCGTCGGGATCGAACGTGTGGCCGCAATGTACACAGGTCCTGACCCTGGTCCTGGTAGCCATGTCGGTCAGGGTACGCGCCGCGGCCCCGAATCGGTGCTGGTTTCAGATCGACGGCGACAATCGACGTCTCGCAAAACGCCCAGCGCGAAAATCGAACGCGAAATGGCCGGCGCCAGCGAATTACTTTCTGAAACTAACTCAGTTGCCGTCCGTTATCGCGTCGGCGCACTTGCGACACGGCCGGTACGGTCATCTCGATGAAATCGAGGGCGCAACAGGTCAATAGGCGGTAAACCAGCGCAACGCAGCCAAAGGGCCTGGCGCGCAGAATGTTTCCCGCGCAACCGGCTTAGGGGTTTTCATCGCTGCAAGCGGTCGTGCGCACCGCTCTATTGATCGTCGCTTCGGCCAGTCCACCCGCGAGCGGGCCACCCTGGTGCCGCAGAGCAAGTGGATCAGGTGGGGAACGACGAACGGAGCGGTCACGGCCAGGGCGGCGACGCGGATGCGACACGACGACGCACCGCAGGAATTAATTCGGCAGCCGGGGCGTTCGGGTTAGCCGTGGCGCACGCGACGAAATGCCTGAACACACGGAGTGTCTTAACATCAGCCCCGTCGGGCAATCGTGATCGGGGAGAACGGTCTTGACGCTTCTCAAGCGGGCCTGGGTTCCGCTCGTGGTGGTCGTCGCAGTGATCATCGGCGGCGTTGCGGTGGACCGCCTCAACGGCGTCTTCCCGGGACCTGGCCTACCCAAGCCCGATCCGCGGGACGCCACCCCGCCGTACGCGGCCAAGACCGCCGTCTACGAGATCCTGGGACCGCCGGGGACGACCGGCGTCGTCAACTGGATGGATGCGGACGCACAACCGCAGAAGGCCAACTTCACCACGTTGCCGTGGTCGCAGACGATTGTCGCCGAGATGCCCGGCATCTTCGCCTACGTCGTCGCCCAAGGTGACGGCCCATCCATCGGCTGCCGGATCACCGTCGATGGCAAATTGGTGGATCAACAACAGGTCAACACCCGCGATGCGCAGGTCTCCTGCTTGGACAAATCCGCGTGACCGACGACACCAGCGACACCGACGAAATCCCCGTCGCGGCGCGCACCGACGTCGAGCGCAAACCGCGAGTGGCCCGCACCATCCGCGTCCTCGCGCTGCCGATCGTCCTGATCTGGCTGCTGATCGCGGTCGGCGTGAACGTCTTCGTCCCGCAGTTGGAGAAGGTTGCCGAGGACGTCTCGGTGCCGCTCTCGCCATCCGACGCGCCCTCGGTGACCGGGATGAAGCACATCGGGGAGAAATTCAAGGAGTACGACTCCGACAACCTCGTCCTGGTGACCCTCGTCGGTGACAAACCTCTCGGCCAGGACGCCCACCGCTATTACGACGATCTGGTCAGAAAGCTGAAGCAGGACACCGAGCACGTCGAGCATGCGCTGGACTTCTGGGGTCAGCGGTTCACGGCCTCCGGTGTCGAGAGCTACGACCACAAGTCCGCCTACGTCCAGGTCAACCTGCGCGGCGACCAGGGCGGGGCCGTCGGCGACAAGTCGGTTGACGCGGTTCGCAAGATCGTCGACGACTCGAAGCCGCCGCCGGGGGTGAAGGCCTACGTCGCGGGTCAGGGAGCCCTGACCGACGACACGATCGTGGTCGGTAACGCGAGCCTGTTCAAAATGACGATCATCACCGTCATCATCATCGCGATCATGCTGATGTTCGTCTATCGGTCCATCGGCACCGTGCTGCTGACGATGGTGATCCTGTTCGTCGGACTGGCCACCGGCCGGGGCGTGGTCGCGCTGCTGGGCGACACCGGCATCATGGGGCTGTCGACGTTTGCCGTCAACCTGCTGACGGCGCTGGCCATCGCGGCCGGGACCGACTACGCGATCTTCATGGTGGGCCGCTACCAGGAGGGTCGCGAGCGGGGGCTGGACCGCGAAGCCGCCTACTACGACACCTTCGCCGGGGTCACCAAGGTCGTTCTGGGTTCGGGTTTGACGATCGTCGGGGCGCTGGCCTGTCTGCATTTCACTCGGCTGCCCTACTTCAGTTCGCTGGCGTATCCGTGCGCAATCGGTCTGCTGGTCGTGGTGGCCGCGGGCGTGACCCTGACACCGGCGCTGATCGCGTTCGCGAGCGGCTTCGGTCTGTTCGATCCGAAGCGAAAGTTCAACTACACCCGGTGGCGCCGCCTGGCGACGGCCATCGTGCGCTGGCCGGCACCCATCCTCGCCACCTCCGTCATCCTGGCGATCGTCGGCGCCCTGGGATTGTCGGGCTTCAACCCGCGTTATAACGACTTGTACTACCTACCGAAGAGTGCGTCCTCGGTTCAGGCGTACGACGCGGCCGATCGACACTTCACCCAGGCCCGGCTGAACCCGGATCTCCTGATGATCGAATCGGACCACGATCTGCGCAATCCGACCGACATGTTGGTCCTGGACAAGATTGCCGGAGCCATCTTCCGCGTGCCCGGCATCGAACGGGTGCAGAGCATCACCAGACCCCTTGGGCCGCCGATTCAAGACGGGTCCGTTCCGTTCCAGCTCAGTGTGCAGACCGCGCCGATCCGCAGCAACCTGAATTACCTCAAGGACCGCATTGCCGACATCAAGAAGATCACCGGCTTCCTCGACACCCAGATCACCCTGTTGGAGCGCCAGTACGCGGTGACCCAGAAACTCGCGGACGCCGCGGACGACAGCGCGAAAACCACGGGGGAGACCGCGGCCATCACCGACGAAATCCGGGACCACATAGCGGATTTCGACGACTTCTGGAGACCGATTCGCAGTTACTTCTACTGGGAGCGGCACTGCTACGACATCCCCATTTGCTGGTCGCTACGAAGCCTGTTCGACGCCCTCGACGGTTTCGATAAACTGGCCGAGAAATTCCACGCCCTCACCAGCGACCTCAACCACACGGCTACGGCGACGCGCGAATTGCTGGCGATCATCCCGGAGAATATCGCCGTCACAAAGGCGATCCGCGATACGACTCTGACCATCTACAGCACGTTCGACAACCTGGTCGATCAGTTCGACCGACTGACCGACACGAACGCCGTGATGGGCAAGTCCTTCAACGACTCTCAGATCGAGAGCCTGTTCTACCTGCCGCCCGAAATCTTCCAGAACCCGGACTTCCAACTGGGGTTGAGCCTGATGGTGTCGCCGGACGGCAAGGCTGCCCGCTTCATCATCACTCACGCGGTGGATCCGGCGACGACGGAGGGAATCTCCTCGGTCGACAAGGAGCGCAATGCGGCCAAGGAGGCACTGAAACTCACCTCACTGCAAAACGCCGACATCTACCTCGGCGGCACGGCCGCAACGTTTTCCGACATCGCCAACGGCGCCAAGTACGACCTGCTGATCGCCGCAGTGGCCTCGATCGTGCTCATCTTCATCATCATGGTGATCGTCACCCGTGCCCTGGTCGCTGCGGGCGTCATCGTCGGCACGATCGTGATGTCGCTGGGGGCCGCCTTCGGGTTCTCGACGCTGATCTGGCAGCATCTTCTTAATTTCCAGTTGCACTGGGTCGCAACCGAATTCGCACTGATCGTACTTTTGGCGGTGGGGTCGGACTACAACTTGATGCTGGTGTCCCGAATCGAAGAGGAGATCGGGGCCGGCCTGAAAACGGGACTCATCCGAGGGATGGGTCTCACCGGCCCCGTGGTGACCGCGGCCGGTCTCGTGTTCGCCGTCACCATGGCCACGATGATCACCAGCGATCTGCGGGCGATCGGCCAATTCGGCACGACGATCGGCATCGGCCTGTTGTTCGACACCTTCGTCGTCCGATCGCTCATCACGCCGTCGATCATGACGGTGATGGGACGCTGGTTCTGGTGGCCGAAGCGGGTACGGATCCGGCCGGCCAGCCAGATGCTTCGATCGGTTGGGCCGCGCCCGCTGGTTCGTGCGCTGCTGTACCAGCCGCGGCACGCGGTTTCGCCGGATCCCCAGACGCGGCACGCGACGCCAACCGGCTAACCCTCGCGACCACGGGGCCGAGTCGGGACGCGGCTCGCCGTCACGCGGCGTTTACGTCAATCGCTGGTGCTCGACCACGCCCGGCGTTATTCTATCGCCGTTGAAAAATATTCTCTGGCTGTTGAAATCACCCCGGCTTGCCGCGGAGAGGACTGACGACATGGACTTCGCGTCGCTGCCCCCGGAGGTCAACTCCGGATTGATGTACGCGGGCCCCGGGTCAGGGCCGATGCTGGCGGCCGCCGCAGGCTGGGACGCGTTGGCCGCCCAGCTGGAGTCCACCGCCACCGGCTGTGCGGCCGAGCTGGCGGGGCTGACCGGCCAGGCGTGGTCCGGCCCCTCCTCGCTGCTGATGACGGCCGCGGCCACACCCTATGTGGAGTGGCTGTCCGCTTCCGCTGCGCAGGCCGCGCAGACCGGCGCCCAGGCCTACGCGGCCGCGGCGGCGTACGAGGCGGCGTTTGCGATGACGGTGCCGCCGCCGGTGATCGCGGCCAACCGGGCGCAGTTGCTGGCGCTGATCGCGACCAACTTCTTCGGGCAGAACACCCCGGCGATCGCGGCCACCGAAGCGCAATACATGCAGATGTGGGTCCAAGACGCCACGGCGATGTATGGCTATGCCGCCGCGTGTGAGACCGCCAGCACCCTGGCCCCGTTCGACGAACCGCCGCAGACCACCAACCCGTCCGGGCAGGCCGCGCAGGCCCAGACGGTGGCGCAGGTCACCGGCAACGCCACCACACAGCAGCTGGCCTCGACCAATGCCACGGTCCACACGGTCAGCTCGACCACCGCCAACGCGGTCACGCCCGTCGCTCCCGGTGAAACCGTCGTCGCCCCGCCGGGCAGCACGATCACCGTCGGCGCCAACACGGGCATGTACCTCAACAGCGGCTCGATCACGATCACGGGCTCCGGCACCAACCTGATCAGCTTCGGCTCCGTTATCGTCAACCCCGGCAGCACAATTCACACGATCATCGACTGTTCC contains:
- the regX gene encoding two-component sensory transduction protein RegX, with translation MTSVLIVEDEESLADPLAFLLRKEGFEATVVTDGQAALAEFDRGGADIVLLDLMLPGMSGTDVCKQLRARSSVPVIMVTARDSEIDKVVGLELGADDYVTKPYSARELIARIRAVLRRGGDDDSEISDGVLESGPVRMDVERHVVSVNGDTITLPLKEFDLLEYLMRNSGRVLTRGQLIDRVWGADYVGDTKTLDVHVKRLRSKIEADPANPVHLVTVRGLGYKLEG
- a CDS encoding MmpS family transport accessory protein, with product MTLLKRAWVPLVVVVAVIIGGVAVDRLNGVFPGPGLPKPDPRDATPPYAAKTAVYEILGPPGTTGVVNWMDADAQPQKANFTTLPWSQTIVAEMPGIFAYVVAQGDGPSIGCRITVDGKLVDQQQVNTRDAQVSCLDKSA
- a CDS encoding MMPL/RND family transporter, whose amino-acid sequence is MTDDTSDTDEIPVAARTDVERKPRVARTIRVLALPIVLIWLLIAVGVNVFVPQLEKVAEDVSVPLSPSDAPSVTGMKHIGEKFKEYDSDNLVLVTLVGDKPLGQDAHRYYDDLVRKLKQDTEHVEHALDFWGQRFTASGVESYDHKSAYVQVNLRGDQGGAVGDKSVDAVRKIVDDSKPPPGVKAYVAGQGALTDDTIVVGNASLFKMTIITVIIIAIMLMFVYRSIGTVLLTMVILFVGLATGRGVVALLGDTGIMGLSTFAVNLLTALAIAAGTDYAIFMVGRYQEGRERGLDREAAYYDTFAGVTKVVLGSGLTIVGALACLHFTRLPYFSSLAYPCAIGLLVVVAAGVTLTPALIAFASGFGLFDPKRKFNYTRWRRLATAIVRWPAPILATSVILAIVGALGLSGFNPRYNDLYYLPKSASSVQAYDAADRHFTQARLNPDLLMIESDHDLRNPTDMLVLDKIAGAIFRVPGIERVQSITRPLGPPIQDGSVPFQLSVQTAPIRSNLNYLKDRIADIKKITGFLDTQITLLERQYAVTQKLADAADDSAKTTGETAAITDEIRDHIADFDDFWRPIRSYFYWERHCYDIPICWSLRSLFDALDGFDKLAEKFHALTSDLNHTATATRELLAIIPENIAVTKAIRDTTLTIYSTFDNLVDQFDRLTDTNAVMGKSFNDSQIESLFYLPPEIFQNPDFQLGLSLMVSPDGKAARFIITHAVDPATTEGISSVDKERNAAKEALKLTSLQNADIYLGGTAATFSDIANGAKYDLLIAAVASIVLIFIIMVIVTRALVAAGVIVGTIVMSLGAAFGFSTLIWQHLLNFQLHWVATEFALIVLLAVGSDYNLMLVSRIEEEIGAGLKTGLIRGMGLTGPVVTAAGLVFAVTMATMITSDLRAIGQFGTTIGIGLLFDTFVVRSLITPSIMTVMGRWFWWPKRVRIRPASQMLRSVGPRPLVRALLYQPRHAVSPDPQTRHATPTG
- a CDS encoding PPE family protein, with product MDFASLPPEVNSGLMYAGPGSGPMLAAAAGWDALAAQLESTATGCAAELAGLTGQAWSGPSSLLMTAAATPYVEWLSASAAQAAQTGAQAYAAAAAYEAAFAMTVPPPVIAANRAQLLALIATNFFGQNTPAIAATEAQYMQMWVQDATAMYGYAAACETASTLAPFDEPPQTTNPSGQAAQAQTVAQVTGNATTQQLASTNATVHTVSSTTANAVTPVAPGETVVAPPGSTITVGANTGMYLNSGSITITGSGTNLISFGSVIVNPGSTIHTIIDCSEGGVLIPGGVDVTAGSSPLVLTPGSFQEVLVALVNGSATLPVVGTEQVAVQTFANTATAIAGPAGASITNVFGTVSIATVTPLPSSPSALAAALGGLASPGLAGTAGIQPQLNVDGLLEWVQTVTGADLASAG